From Phaeodactylum tricornutum CCAP 1055/1 chromosome 23, whole genome shotgun sequence, one genomic window encodes:
- a CDS encoding predicted protein (contains conserved domain of unknown function; unknownn membrane protein) has translation MPDEELGAFPTQDRGINGQDDVDRDLTKANNESCCARLRLGGVVVGLFLFVGCSVALFWNEGRSVRRDKDLNDGKNVVVETTLQDFGNRTAATERFQNKLIHITGPLTANTTLTDPVFGVSSLGAAGASTPEGAALKLRRSVDMLQWSEQSTTNSNSDGKGSQRTTYSYSSVWSNTLIDSSRFQRRQTPENPKSFPFESWQASADPILLGNRIPLSSAVANRVNWYTNPTTGVDFLPSIASLPIDSTKRQRLEVLNDQHFGKKGYFYHNLNLVSSSNPEIGDCRIAFEIVQPDTVSIVAFYATPGQTLNPYSTDRGGTILFLKRGTFSAAEMFAEAEAENKQLTWLIRVLGFVGMFVSVLLILQPVANFIEILPCGVGDFMAGTMKCCVFPTVAFIITFPLSLLIISLAWVVYRPAIAIPVAVAAFGFLVYGCRQSRRKRNKLQAQQEQQTSSTHIDNYDLHLSQGQQATSVHIGIEPATKAEPDVILYEPYKPDWSK, from the coding sequence CCGACCCAGGATCGAGGTATCAATGGACAGGATGACGTCGATCGAGACTTGACAAAAGCCAACAACGAGTCGTGCTGTGCTCGTTTGAGGCTGGGTGGTGTCGTGGTGGGCCTTTTCTTGTTCGTTGGTTGCTCAGTCGCCTTGTTCTGGAACGAAGGTCGGTCCGTCCGACGCGACAAAGACCTGAACGACGGGAAAAACGTGGTGGTGGAAACGACTCTCCAGGATTTTGGCAATCGTACGGCGGCCACCGAACGTTTCCAAAACAAGCTGATACATATCACTGGTCCGCTCACCGCGAATACGACCTTGACGGATCCCGTCTTTGGCGTATCCTCACTCGGTGCGGCTGGTGCCAGTACTCCGGAGGGGGCGGCTCTGAAACTACGCCGCTCCGTCGATATGTTGCAATGGAGCGAACAAAGTACCACCAATTCAAACTCGGACGGTAAGGGTTCACAACGGACTACCTACAGCTACAGCTCCGTCTGGTCCAACACCCTCATTGATTCGTCTCGTTTTCAACGCCGACAAACTCCGGAAAATCCCAAGTCATTTCCGTTCGAAAGTTGGCAAGCTTCCGCTGATCCAATCCTGTTGGGCAATCGCATTCCATTGTCCTCTGCTGTTGCCAATCGCGTTAACTGGTACACCAATCCTACTACTGGTGTCGACTTTTTACCGTCCATTGCGAGTCTTCCGATTGATTCAACCAAACGGCAGCGACTCGAAGTACTGAATGACCAGCATTTTGGCAAGAAAGGATACTTCTACCATAATCTCAATCTTGTGAGTTCATCAAATCCAGAGATCGGAGATTGTCGAATCGCTTTTGAAATTGTCCAACCAGACACGGTCAGTATCGTCGCCTTTTACGCTACCCCCGGTCAAACTCTCAATCCGTACAGCACTGACCGCGGCGGGACAATTTTATTTCTGAAACGGGGAACCTTTTCGGCAGCCGAAATGTTTGCCGAAGCAGAGGCGGAGAATAAGCAGCTCACTTGGTTAATCCGTGTCCTCGGATTTGTCGGCATGTTCGTCTCAGTGTTACTCATCTTGCAACCCGTCGCAAACTTTATCGAGATCCTACCCTGCGGTGTGGGTGATTTTATGGCAGGCACCATGAAATGCTGTGTATTTCCCACTGTTGCGTTCATCATTACCTTTCCATTATCTTTGCTGATTATAAGTCTCGCGTGGGTAGTGTACCGACCGGCGATTGCCATTCCGGTGGCGGTGGCAGCATTCGGGTTCTTGGTGTACGGATGTCGACAGAGCCGACGCAAGAGGAACAAGCTTCAGGCTCAACAAGAGCAACAAACATCTTCGACACACATCGATAACTATGACTTGCACTTGTCGCAGGGACAGCAGGCCACTTCAGTGCATATTGGTATCgaaccagcaacaaaagcagaACCAGATGTGATCCTGTACGAGCCGTACAAACCCGATTGGTCCAAATAA